The window GCAGCCGGGTCTCAACGGTGCAGGTACGCTCGAAGGCGGCTACATCGAAGAGAGCAACGTCTCGATCGTCAACGAGATGGTCAACATGATCGTCGCGCAAAACGCGTATCAAGCGAACTCGAAAACGATCACGACGGCCGAAAATATGCTCGCAACCGCCATCCAGACGAAGCAATAAAAAGGCTTATCTTGAAAGGGTTTTTCGCACTCGTCATGCTGGTCGCCGCGTTCGCGGCGCCGGCATGCGCGTTCGGTCAAACGGTAACGGCGGCGACGATGCAAGTCGTCCCTGCTGCGCGTTTGATCGAGGTCGCCGACAAGGCGGTTCACGCCGTCGTCAACGGGCCGGATCGCGAAGTCCGTTCAGATTACAAGTTCACCGATCAACCGGTACCGGCGGGCAAAGTCACGATCGAAGTCCAGCAGTCGCAGTACAATCCAACGTACATCGCTATTCCGCTGACGATCGACGTCGACGGCAAGGCGGTGCGCACGATCTTCGCGGGCTATCGCATCGTAACGTTCATCCACACCGCAGTTGCGGCGCACGATCTCCAACCCGGCTCGGTGCTCAAGAGCGACGACGTGACCGTCGGCCGCGTCGAGAGCAACGGACGCGGGCCGGTCGACGTCGCGATCGTGGTCGGACGCAAGTTGAACGTTGCAGTCGGTGGCGGCAAGCCGCTGTACTTCGAACAAACCGGCATCAACCAACTCGTGATCGCCGGTCAACCCGTCGTCTACATTCTGCACGATGGTCCCGTTGCGGTCTCGGCCGACGTCATCGCGCGCTCGGGCGGCGGCATGGGTCAAGTCGTCGCGGTCTACAATCCGACGACGCGTAAAGCGCTCTCCGGGGTCGTCACCGGTCCCGGTCAAGTCGAATACACGCTCCCTGGAGGCGACACGCAATGACTGCACTGATTCGTTTCACTGCCATCGCGATATTCGCAACGCTCTTGGGAACGCAAGCCGTCGTCGCCGACACGCTGTACGTTGCGGCGCCCGGTCCGGTAGCACCCGGACATCCGCTCAGTTTGGGCCCGGATCTCAAGGCGCATCAGCCTGGGGACCTCGTGACGATCGTCTTCAATTTCAACGTCGCGCAAAACAGTTCGTCGACCATGGCGCGCAGCAAAGCCGCCTCGGGCGGTGTCGCCGCCGGAACCGGCATCGCCGGCATCGGCTTCTTGCGATTCCCGAGCTCGATCGGCGCACAGTCAGCGCTCAATACCAGCGACGTGCGCGCCAACGCGCAGACGTTTACAAGTACGATGATGGCGACGGTGCAAGAGATTATGCCGAGCGGCGCACTCGTCGTCTCCGGAACGCAGCGCATCATCATCAACGGCAAAGCCCAGAACATGAAGGTCACCGGTACGATCCGTCCGGCCGACATCGACAACACCGACAGCGTGCTGTCCACGAGCATGGCTAACGTGCAGCTCGACTTCGACGGCAACTGGGGTGAAGACAAGAAGGGCATGCTCCAGAGGATCATCGATTGGATATGGTAATCGCGAAGCGTTACGCCACGCGGATCCTCGTCGGATTGATCGTCGCATCGCTACTTTCGGCGTTCGCGCCGACTGCCGCGTTCGCGCAGATCGTACGCGTCAAAGACGTTACGCGTGTCCAAGGCGTCACCAATAACCAGCTCGTCGGTTACGGCGTCGTCACGGGTCTCGGCGGCACCGGCGACTCGACGCAGGTTATCTTCACGAGCCAAACGATCCAGAACATTCTGCAGTCGTTCGGTATCTCGACGGCGCTGCAGTCGGTTCGCACGCGCAACGTCGCTGCGGTCGTCGTGACGGCAAATCTCTCGCCGTTCGCGCATTCCGGCGACAACGCCGACGTCATCGTCTCCTCGATGGGTGACGCAACGAGTCTGCAAGGCGGAACTCTCGTAATGACCGAGCTCCGAGCCGCGAATAATTTGGTGTACGCGACGGCGCAAGGCCCCGTCTCGGTCGGCGGCTTCAGCGTCGCAACGGGCGGCGCCGGTGGTGCCAATTCGATCAGCGTAAACTTTACCGCTGCCGGCCGCGTGCCGCAAGGCGCCGTGATCGCGCGCGATATGCAAACGAATCTGCGCACGGATCCGGCTGGGTTCTCGTACGTGCTGACGAGCCCGGATTATCAAACTGCTGCACGTTTGGCCGCAGTTCTCAACGCTCGTTTCGGACCGATTGCTAACGCCCTCGACGCCGAGACGGTGCACGTGAACTTGCCCAAACCGTACTTGAACAATCAGGTACAGTTCTTGGCCGATGCCGGCGAGCTTCAGCTCAATGCATCCGAAATCGCTAAGGTCGTGCTCAACGAGCGCACCGGAACGGTCGTCATGGGCGGCGACATCACGCTTGCGCCGTGCGCGATCGCACACGGCAACCTCTCGATCACGATCACGACGACCAACCAAGTCGTCCCCGCCGGTCCGTTCACCAATGCGCAAAGCCAAACGCAAACCAACACGCGCATTCAAGCCACGGAATCTGGACACAAGCTTCTGTTCATCTCGGGTGCGCCGACGCTCGCACAGGTCGTCCGCGCGCTCAACACCATCGGCGTATCGCCGCGCGATCTGATCGCAATCGTTCAAGCCCTGCGTGAATCAGGCTCGCTGCAAGCCGACGTGGAGATCATCTAATGCCGATCGATCCAACCGCCGCAACGCAAGCCAAGCCGCTCACCGCCGAACAACAAGCCGCGCTCTCGAACCTGCATAAGGTCGCCACGCAGTTCGAAGGCCTCTTCGTCGGGATGCTGCTGCACGAGCTGCACAAGGACCAACCGGACGACACCCTGTTCGGCAAGCGGTCGAGCGGCGAGAAGATTTTCTCCGATATGCTCGACGATCAGCGTGCCCAAAGCATGGCTTCGACGGGCTATTTCGGCATCGGCAAAGAGATCGAAGCCCAGATGCGCTCGGCCGTTTTGGCCAACGCGGGCACGGAAGCCAAGAGCTCGACCAAGGGGGGACTCCTGTGAGTCTCTGGATCGCCGCTCTAAAGTGGAAGCCTCTCCGTCCCGACATTATCCCTAGCCGGTTTGCGACGGCCGACCGGAGAAGGGTAGCCTCCTGCGCACATGATCATCACTCGGGCCGAAATCGAGTCGGCGGTAGCCGTATATCGCGCGAGACTCCGGGTCATTCAACGGAGCAGTGCCACACAGGCCTCGGAAGTCGAGGTCGTTACAGCCAGCGATTCGTTTTCACCGAGCGACGAAGCTGCGATGCTCACGGCTTTGCGGGAACAGGTCATCTCGCAACCCTACTATCGCCAGCGGTTGGTCAACGAGCTCAAGCGACGGATCGAGGAAGGCAGCTACTGGGTGCCGGCCGAGGAAATCGTCGAGCGCATGTTGCGGCGCTTGGTCGTGGAGAATATCGCTCAAGCCTAACTGAGGCGGGTGCGCGATGAACGATTCGTGGGAGTCGTTCGTCGATGCGCTGGCAAACGAGTGCGCGGCATTCGGTGCCGTGAATGAAAAAGCGCTCGAGATGTCCGTCGCGCTGGTGCAAAACGTGCCCGAGCGCATTCACGAGACACAGCGCGCCGTCGAGACCGCGCGTAAGAGCCTTGTCTCCACGCGCGCAAAGCGTCGCGCGATGCAGCAGCGTGGTTTCGGCAACATGTCGCTGAAGAAGGTCGTGAAGTTCGCGCCGCCGGCTATCGGTGCGCAGCTCTCGATGCGCATGCGCCAGCTGCAGTACTACACGATCAAATTAGATCTGGTCAACAGCAACAACCGGGCCCTGATCCTCGGCTCAATGGAGAGGCTCATGGCCATCGTCGCAGTGATGCGGCGCGTTCAAATGCAGCCCCTAACGTATAAACGGCGCGGCATGGTGCCGCCTCCCGATCGCAGCATGATCGTCAGCCACCAGGTTTAGCAAGGATACTCAAGGATGAGTTTTTTCGGGTTATCAATCGCCGGATCGGCGCTCGCGGCCTACCAAGAAGCCGAGAACGTCACATCCAACAACATCTCGAACGTCAACACTCCCGGCGCTTCACGCCAGCAGGCGGTGCTTACGCCCAATTCGCCCGTAACAGGGACGATAGGCGCTCCAATGCTGACGTCACCGGGCACGCTCGGCGACGGTGTGCTGATGTCGCTGATTCAGCGCGTCCACGACGATTCGTACGATTCGCTGTATCGAAACGCGACCTCATCGCAGTATTACTACTCGGTTCAGCAGAGCCAACTGGCTTCTACCCAGTCGTTGCTCGCCGAGCCGTCGGGCGGCATCAACGATACCTACACCGCATTCATGCAGTCGATCCAGCAGCTGCAAGCCAATCCGTCCGACCCGGCCACGCGTTCGGGCGTCATCAGCAGCGCGCAGTCGCTCGTTAGCTCAATTTCGACGACCGGCAATGGACTCACGCAGCAGATGTCGTCGGTCCTGACGCAGACGAGCGCCTTGATCTCGACCGTCAACGGACTGCTCACAAACATCGCGCAGCTCAACGGGCAAATCCGCGCCGAGACGGCCGCCGGCGAGCAGCCGAACACATACCAAGACGAGCGCGACCAAGACATCGATCAGCTCTCGCAATATCTTTCCGTTCAGACGAATCTGCAACCGAACGGCTCGGCGCTCGTGACCGTAAACGGTCTTGCGCTGGTGAACGACACGGTTGCGTACACGCTCGCCACGCCCGTGATCGGTACGCAAGCCAACGGGCAGACGCAGATGAAGATCGGGTTCACGAACGATCCGAACCCGCTCAATCCATCGACAATTCCGCTCGGCCAGGGTCAGCTTGCCGGTCTCGTTGATCTCTACAACAACAAGCTCAGCGTTTATCAGCAGCAGCTGAATTCGTTCACGAACGCGCTGGCGACCGAAGTCGATCGCGTCACGACGAGCGGTTACGACGCAAACGGCGTTCCCGGAGTCGGCCTCTTGCAGCCGCTCGTCAACTCGCAAGCGATCAGCTCGACGAATATCAAGGTCGGCATTACGGACGCGAGTCAAATCGTCGCAGCGGTCGCCTCGACCGACGCCGGAACGTTGATGAACCCGGTGAATGCCGCGAACCAGACCGTCGATACGTCGACCTCGCTGATCAATAACCCGACGCTACAAAATTCGCCGGCCGCGGCCCTCAACGGCTCGTTGACGATTAACGTCGACGGCGTTACTCAGACGTTCACGTACAGCACGACGAGCGGCGCCGGTCAAATCGACGCAAGCTCGATCGACAACTTCATAAAGAGCTTCAATTCGCTACAGGCGGGCGTCGACGTCTCGTACGACAGCACGGCGCAGCAGCTCGTTTTCTCACGCGATTCGAACAACGAGAGCGACTTGCTACGCGCCAACACGGCGTACGTTCCGGGCCCATCCTTCTCGATTGACGATTCGAACGGCGCAGGGACCGCCGCCGGTCCCGCGGCCTCGCTCTTGGGAGTCCTCGGAGCCGCCGGCATCGACGGAATTCCGAACTCGGTGCTAACCGACGCCATTGCGGCCGGCCCGCCGAACACGACCCAGATCACGGTCGCGAACGTCTCCGGCTTCGCGGTCGGACAAACGATCGGCGTCGATCCGGGCGCGAATTACGAAACCGGCGTCATTACGGGAATCAACGGAAACGTGATCACGGTCGGCGGCGCGGGATTTGCCAACAATCACCCATCCAACGCGGACGTTTTCGTTGTTGCCGGCAACGCGGCGGTCGTCCAAAACGCCACCAATGCGTTCGGTCCGAACGACAACACGGCCGCGATCAACATGACCCAGATGTTCCAGAACAGTGTCGGCGTGCCGGGCATCGACACGCAAGTCGGCGCGTTCCAAGCGGGTCCTAGCGTTGTGGCGGGCGTGTACACGGCGGCTGTCGGTCAAACGACCGTGACCGTCACCGAGGGTGCTGTTCCACTTGCGGAGTTCGGAGAAATCAACGTCGGCAATCAGCTGACGTTTGTAAACCAAGCCGGACAGACGGTGAACGGCGTCGTCACGGCGGTTAACCGCAACACCGGAACGATCACGCTGCAGATGACGAACAACGGCGCGGCAGCCGTGACTTTCAGCACGAATCCGCCAACTGTCGGTTCGTCGACGGCGATCCTCGCGACACCGACGCAAACACTCGGTCAAGCGTATGCCGCGATCATCGCGCAGGTGGGCCTCGACGGCCAAACCGCGACGACCGGGACGACGACGCAGACCAACGTCGCGAACTCGATCAATCAGACGCGTCAAAGCATCGACGGCATCAACCTCGATGAAGAAACCCAAAATCTCATCATGTACCAAACCTCGTATCAGGCGGCGGCGAAGACCGTCACCGTCATCGATACGATGCTCCAAGCCGTCCTCGGGATGATCCAGTAACATGGGAATGCGCATATCGACCACCAACCTGTTCGATCAGCAAACCTTCGCGATCGACAACCTCATGTTCACGCAGACGCAGCTCGGCAACGAGCTCTCCGGCGGCAAGAAGCTCATCAATCCGTCGGACGATCCCTCGCAGATCGCTCAGGATCTCCAAGTTCGAAGCACGATCTCCGACACCACGACGTCTGCTCAAAACACGCAACAGGCGACCGACGAGCTCAGCGAGGTTGACTCCGTGATGAGCGAGCTAACGTCGGCGCTGCAAAGCGCGCGTCAGCTTGCGGTATCGGCTGCCAGTGACGTCATGGATCCCTCGAACAAACTCGGCGTCGCGAATCAGGTCGAAGGCATTCTTCAGCAGCTCGTCGGTCTCGCGAACACGCAGTACGGCGGGAAGTATCTCTTCGGCGGATCCAACGTCGCCGCAGTGCCTCCGGTCCAGACGTCGGGAACTCCGATCAATAACGTCACGTTCAGCGGCAACGAAGCGCAGAGCGGCGAGCTGTACGCAGACGGTGAGAACATCTCGCTCTCGACGACGCTGCAGCAAGCCTTCAACTTCAACGCTTCCAACGGAAGCCTGAACGTGTTTCAGGTGCTCATGAA of the Candidatus Baltobacteraceae bacterium genome contains:
- the flgA gene encoding flagellar basal body P-ring formation chaperone FlgA, with amino-acid sequence MKGFFALVMLVAAFAAPACAFGQTVTAATMQVVPAARLIEVADKAVHAVVNGPDREVRSDYKFTDQPVPAGKVTIEVQQSQYNPTYIAIPLTIDVDGKAVRTIFAGYRIVTFIHTAVAAHDLQPGSVLKSDDVTVGRVESNGRGPVDVAIVVGRKLNVAVGGGKPLYFEQTGINQLVIAGQPVVYILHDGPVAVSADVIARSGGGMGQVVAVYNPTTRKALSGVVTGPGQVEYTLPGGDTQ
- a CDS encoding flagellar basal body L-ring protein FlgH, with amino-acid sequence MTALIRFTAIAIFATLLGTQAVVADTLYVAAPGPVAPGHPLSLGPDLKAHQPGDLVTIVFNFNVAQNSSSTMARSKAASGGVAAGTGIAGIGFLRFPSSIGAQSALNTSDVRANAQTFTSTMMATVQEIMPSGALVVSGTQRIIINGKAQNMKVTGTIRPADIDNTDSVLSTSMANVQLDFDGNWGEDKKGMLQRIIDWIW
- a CDS encoding flagellar basal body P-ring protein FlgI, coding for MVIAKRYATRILVGLIVASLLSAFAPTAAFAQIVRVKDVTRVQGVTNNQLVGYGVVTGLGGTGDSTQVIFTSQTIQNILQSFGISTALQSVRTRNVAAVVVTANLSPFAHSGDNADVIVSSMGDATSLQGGTLVMTELRAANNLVYATAQGPVSVGGFSVATGGAGGANSISVNFTAAGRVPQGAVIARDMQTNLRTDPAGFSYVLTSPDYQTAARLAAVLNARFGPIANALDAETVHVNLPKPYLNNQVQFLADAGELQLNASEIAKVVLNERTGTVVMGGDITLAPCAIAHGNLSITITTTNQVVPAGPFTNAQSQTQTNTRIQATESGHKLLFISGAPTLAQVVRALNTIGVSPRDLIAIVQALRESGSLQADVEII
- a CDS encoding rod-binding protein encodes the protein MPIDPTAATQAKPLTAEQQAALSNLHKVATQFEGLFVGMLLHELHKDQPDDTLFGKRSSGEKIFSDMLDDQRAQSMASTGYFGIGKEIEAQMRSAVLANAGTEAKSSTKGGLL
- a CDS encoding flagellar biosynthesis anti-sigma factor FlgM; the encoded protein is MIITRAEIESAVAVYRARLRVIQRSSATQASEVEVVTASDSFSPSDEAAMLTALREQVISQPYYRQRLVNELKRRIEEGSYWVPAEEIVERMLRRLVVENIAQA
- the flgN gene encoding flagellar export chaperone FlgN — translated: MNDSWESFVDALANECAAFGAVNEKALEMSVALVQNVPERIHETQRAVETARKSLVSTRAKRRAMQQRGFGNMSLKKVVKFAPPAIGAQLSMRMRQLQYYTIKLDLVNSNNRALILGSMERLMAIVAVMRRVQMQPLTYKRRGMVPPPDRSMIVSHQV
- the flgK gene encoding flagellar hook-associated protein FlgK, coding for MSFFGLSIAGSALAAYQEAENVTSNNISNVNTPGASRQQAVLTPNSPVTGTIGAPMLTSPGTLGDGVLMSLIQRVHDDSYDSLYRNATSSQYYYSVQQSQLASTQSLLAEPSGGINDTYTAFMQSIQQLQANPSDPATRSGVISSAQSLVSSISTTGNGLTQQMSSVLTQTSALISTVNGLLTNIAQLNGQIRAETAAGEQPNTYQDERDQDIDQLSQYLSVQTNLQPNGSALVTVNGLALVNDTVAYTLATPVIGTQANGQTQMKIGFTNDPNPLNPSTIPLGQGQLAGLVDLYNNKLSVYQQQLNSFTNALATEVDRVTTSGYDANGVPGVGLLQPLVNSQAISSTNIKVGITDASQIVAAVASTDAGTLMNPVNAANQTVDTSTSLINNPTLQNSPAAALNGSLTINVDGVTQTFTYSTTSGAGQIDASSIDNFIKSFNSLQAGVDVSYDSTAQQLVFSRDSNNESDLLRANTAYVPGPSFSIDDSNGAGTAAGPAASLLGVLGAAGIDGIPNSVLTDAIAAGPPNTTQITVANVSGFAVGQTIGVDPGANYETGVITGINGNVITVGGAGFANNHPSNADVFVVAGNAAVVQNATNAFGPNDNTAAINMTQMFQNSVGVPGIDTQVGAFQAGPSVVAGVYTAAVGQTTVTVTEGAVPLAEFGEINVGNQLTFVNQAGQTVNGVVTAVNRNTGTITLQMTNNGAAAVTFSTNPPTVGSSTAILATPTQTLGQAYAAIIAQVGLDGQTATTGTTTQTNVANSINQTRQSIDGINLDEETQNLIMYQTSYQAAAKTVTVIDTMLQAVLGMIQ